One part of the uncultured Celeribacter sp. genome encodes these proteins:
- a CDS encoding CsbD family protein: MVATRLAAAALGKEQVVDKDRVIGSAKVVKGKAKVAVGKAVGDSKLEAEGQAEKVEGKVQNAVGGIKDTIRDA; the protein is encoded by the coding sequence ATGGTCGCCACCCGTTTGGCGGCCGCAGCTCTAGGAAAGGAACAGGTAGTGGACAAGGATCGGGTGATCGGCTCTGCAAAGGTCGTCAAAGGCAAGGCCAAGGTTGCAGTCGGCAAGGCGGTCGGCGACTCAAAGCTTGAGGCGGAAGGACAGGCTGAAAAGGTCGAGGGCAAGGTTCAGAACGCTGTCGGCGGAATCAAGGATACGATTCGTGACGCCTAG
- a CDS encoding OmpA family protein encodes MIKITGILSAATVIALAGCTYNDGTANQPATGAVIGGVTGAAIGNAIGHNPRSTIIGGAIGAAVGGAIGADMARQERELNQQLAGTGAVITNTGSQLRVILPEGVTFSTGSSAVASSFRPALREVARSLEAHPNSTVRVVGHTDNVGSAAYNQQLSQDRALAVARILIRDGVSSSRITYSGRGYNEPITTNATAAGRAQNRRVEIVITPTR; translated from the coding sequence ATGATCAAGATTACGGGAATTCTTTCTGCCGCAACTGTCATCGCCTTGGCTGGCTGTACCTATAACGATGGCACCGCGAACCAACCGGCAACCGGCGCGGTTATCGGCGGTGTGACAGGAGCGGCCATTGGCAACGCCATCGGCCATAACCCACGGTCCACCATCATCGGCGGAGCGATCGGCGCTGCGGTGGGCGGCGCCATCGGGGCGGATATGGCCCGACAGGAACGCGAGTTGAACCAGCAGCTCGCTGGCACTGGCGCGGTTATCACAAATACCGGCAGCCAACTGCGCGTAATCCTGCCCGAAGGCGTGACCTTCTCAACAGGATCCTCTGCAGTGGCCTCCAGTTTCCGACCCGCCCTGCGCGAGGTCGCTCGGTCGTTGGAAGCGCACCCGAACTCGACGGTCCGTGTCGTGGGCCATACCGACAACGTCGGCTCGGCCGCCTATAACCAACAGCTGAGCCAGGACCGGGCCTTGGCCGTGGCACGCATCCTGATCAGGGACGGTGTATCCTCGTCGCGGATTACCTATTCCGGTCGCGGCTACAACGAGCCAATCACGACGAACGCCACCGCTGCCGGCAGGGCGCAAAACCGTCGGGTCGAAATCGTGATCACGCCGACGCGCTGA
- the argF gene encoding ornithine carbamoyltransferase translates to MPQNLRGRSFIKLLDFTPDQIRHLLQLAASLKMAKAGGYEQQMLQGKNIALIFEKDSTRTRSGFEVAAYDQGAHVTYLGPSGSHIGHKETMKDTARVLGRFYDGIEYRGFGQKDAEVLAEFSGVPVFNGLTDDFHPTQILADLMTMREFTHKHLSDIAFCFMGDTGNNMGSSLMVGAALIGMDIRLCGPQSCWPDAELIAQCRHLAETTGARITLTEKHAEGLEGADFVYTDVWVSMGEPDEVWDERIALLSPYQVNTKVMEMTGNAYAKFLHCLPAFHNRDTEVGEETFQKFGIDCMEVTDAVFESPASVVFDQAENRMHTIKAVLVATMGA, encoded by the coding sequence ATGCCACAGAACCTGCGCGGACGTAGTTTTATCAAACTGCTGGATTTCACACCGGACCAGATCCGGCACCTGTTGCAACTCGCCGCCAGCCTCAAGATGGCAAAAGCAGGCGGATATGAACAGCAAATGCTTCAAGGCAAGAACATCGCCCTGATCTTTGAAAAGGACAGCACGCGCACCCGCAGCGGGTTCGAGGTGGCGGCCTACGATCAAGGCGCGCATGTCACCTATCTGGGGCCATCTGGCAGCCATATCGGCCACAAGGAAACCATGAAGGACACCGCGCGGGTTCTGGGCCGGTTCTACGATGGCATCGAATATCGCGGCTTCGGCCAAAAGGATGCCGAGGTTTTGGCGGAGTTCTCCGGCGTGCCAGTGTTCAACGGGCTGACGGATGATTTCCACCCGACACAGATCCTCGCCGACCTGATGACCATGCGCGAGTTCACCCACAAACACCTGTCTGATATCGCCTTTTGCTTCATGGGGGATACAGGCAACAACATGGGCTCAAGCCTGATGGTCGGTGCCGCCCTGATCGGCATGGATATCCGCCTGTGTGGCCCACAAAGCTGCTGGCCCGATGCAGAGCTTATCGCGCAATGTCGACACCTAGCCGAGACCACGGGTGCGCGGATCACCCTGACCGAGAAGCATGCCGAAGGGTTGGAAGGGGCCGATTTCGTCTACACCGATGTCTGGGTCTCCATGGGGGAACCTGATGAGGTCTGGGACGAGCGGATCGCCCTTCTGTCGCCCTATCAGGTCAACACAAAGGTCATGGAGATGACCGGCAACGCTTACGCCAAGTTTCTCCACTGCCTCCCTGCGTTCCACAACCGCGACACCGAGGTGGGCGAAGAGACGTTCCAGAAATTCGGAATCGACTGCATGGAAGTGACCGACGCGGTTTTTGAGTCCCCCGCGTCGGTCGTCTTTGATCAGGCAGAGAACCGAATGCACACGATCAAGGCGGTCCTCGTCGCCACAATGGGGGCCTGA
- a CDS encoding AtpZ/AtpI family protein → MTDDPSEPPETDPLVEEIRKHRSRREQWLREGDMSVGRRLAQIGVLGWIFVVPTLAGLFFGRWLDAQFETGIFWSAPMMLLGLCIGGWTAWKWMNAR, encoded by the coding sequence GTGACCGATGACCCATCTGAGCCCCCAGAAACCGATCCTCTGGTCGAGGAAATCCGCAAGCATCGCAGCCGGCGCGAACAGTGGCTGCGCGAAGGTGACATGTCCGTCGGTCGACGTCTGGCGCAGATCGGTGTTCTGGGCTGGATCTTCGTGGTGCCGACGCTTGCGGGCCTGTTCTTCGGACGCTGGCTCGATGCGCAATTTGAGACAGGCATCTTCTGGAGCGCCCCGATGATGCTGCTCGGGCTTTGCATAGGCGGCTGGACCGCTTGGAAATGGATGAACGCACGATGA
- a CDS encoding F0F1 ATP synthase subunit A, producing MNSPLDSTVLFQIGPIQITQAIVTTWTIMAILVIGAFLLTRRLDLRPTRRQAALELMVATLDTQITETTGAAPAPYRGFIGTLFLFILVANWSSLVPGIDPPTAQLETDAALAVLVFLSVIWFGIRAGGVGGWLKSFAAPNPVMIPLNILQSLTRVFSMFVRLFGNVMSGVFVIGIVASLAGLLVPIPLMALDLLTGLVQAYIFAVLAMVFITSAVESGAPSPPNTDLAPSQTKKES from the coding sequence ATGAACTCTCCGCTCGACTCCACCGTTTTGTTCCAGATCGGACCGATTCAGATCACGCAAGCCATTGTCACGACATGGACGATCATGGCGATACTGGTGATCGGGGCGTTCCTCTTGACGCGGCGGCTTGACCTCAGACCAACCCGGCGCCAGGCAGCGCTGGAGCTGATGGTCGCCACGCTCGATACCCAGATCACCGAGACAACAGGCGCGGCACCCGCCCCCTATCGCGGGTTCATCGGCACGCTCTTTCTGTTCATTCTCGTGGCGAATTGGTCCTCGCTTGTACCGGGGATCGACCCTCCGACCGCACAGCTTGAAACCGATGCCGCGCTCGCCGTTCTGGTGTTCCTGTCCGTGATCTGGTTCGGCATACGCGCGGGCGGCGTTGGCGGCTGGCTGAAATCCTTCGCCGCGCCAAACCCGGTGATGATCCCGCTGAACATCCTGCAAAGCCTGACGCGGGTCTTTTCCATGTTCGTCCGCCTCTTCGGCAACGTGATGAGTGGGGTGTTCGTCATCGGCATCGTCGCCTCGCTGGCAGGGCTGCTGGTGCCGATCCCGCTGATGGCGCTCGATCTGCTGACCGGCCTCGTGCAGGCCTACATCTTCGCGGTGCTGGCAATGGTGTTCATTACCTCTGCGGTTGAGAGCGGCGCGCCCAGCCCTCCGAATACCGACCTTGCCCCTTCCCAAACGAAAAAGGAGTCATGA
- a CDS encoding FoF1 ATP synthase subunit gamma: MTERLADVSARIDGIRQLGAVVNAMKGIAAARASTARAEIKAVDSYASTIAAAISDALGPASPSSSANTSESRAGGSIGLLVFCAEQGFAGAFSERVLDSIEDDLSATSLFLIGTRGLSIAAARGLDPVWSAPMSSHTPGIPKLADQITKAIYRALGEGHFERMDMIHAGWASGRPQVLRQVLLPVDLSALPPPGTTRPLTQLPTDALINSLSGDYLHALVCKAALHAFAAENESRMEAMSAAGSQITRELGEFEATLRQVRQEAITAEIIELGTGTAPPAA; this comes from the coding sequence ATGACCGAACGACTGGCCGATGTCAGCGCCCGGATCGACGGAATTCGCCAGTTGGGGGCAGTGGTAAACGCGATGAAGGGCATCGCCGCGGCGCGGGCTAGCACCGCCCGTGCCGAGATCAAAGCAGTTGACAGCTATGCCTCGACCATTGCCGCCGCCATATCCGATGCACTTGGCCCGGCGAGTCCCTCATCATCGGCCAATACCTCCGAAAGCCGAGCCGGCGGCAGCATCGGTCTTTTGGTATTTTGCGCAGAACAGGGCTTTGCTGGCGCCTTCAGTGAACGCGTTCTGGACAGCATCGAGGACGACTTGTCGGCCACCAGCTTGTTTCTGATCGGCACCCGCGGCCTGTCCATCGCTGCGGCGCGTGGGCTCGATCCGGTCTGGTCTGCGCCGATGTCCTCGCACACGCCCGGCATCCCGAAACTGGCCGATCAGATTACCAAGGCGATCTACCGCGCCCTGGGCGAGGGTCATTTTGAGCGCATGGATATGATCCATGCCGGATGGGCGTCCGGGCGACCTCAAGTCCTCCGGCAGGTTCTGTTGCCAGTCGATCTGTCGGCCCTGCCGCCGCCCGGGACGACACGTCCGCTGACCCAGCTTCCAACGGACGCCCTGATCAATAGTCTCAGCGGGGACTATCTCCATGCCCTAGTGTGCAAGGCGGCGCTTCATGCCTTTGCCGCTGAAAACGAGTCAAGAATGGAGGCCATGTCCGCCGCGGGCAGCCAGATCACGCGCGAGTTGGGCGAATTCGAAGCGACGCTGCGCCAGGTACGACAAGAAGCGATCACAGCCGAAATCATCGAACTGGGGACCGGCACTGCTCCGCCCGCGGCGTAA
- a CDS encoding YfcC family protein produces the protein MPPTKTTSAERSPRFHFPSAYTILFALIVIIAGLTWVIPAGQYERAASEALGKEVPVAGTYAPTDANPQGFFDVILAPIAGFYDPGSYSANAIDVALFVLMIGGFIGVVTATGAIDAGIKRAMARLKGREKWMIPILMALFAAGGSTYGMAEETLAFYVILTPVMIAAGYDALTAVAVILLGAGVGVLGSTVNAFSTVIASDAAGVPFTDGLMLRLVLLALTFAAAVTHVMRYAARVKADPSRSLVFDRKAENKAHFLSTTEAAASDFTGLHKIVLLLFAATFAVMIWGVSLGGWWMAEMSGLFLFAGIGIGIVGRLGEKGLVDAFVGGARDLLGVVLIIGLARGIVVIMDAGHITDTILHWAEGTVAGLNEVIFINVMYWIQVVLSFFVPSTSGLAVLSMPILAPVGDFAGVSRSLVVTAFQSAEGVVNLVTPTSAVVMGGLAIGRVPYERWLRFVWPVLLGLSIIVMAALSLDVLLQGTPT, from the coding sequence ATGCCCCCCACCAAAACGACATCTGCCGAACGCAGCCCCCGTTTCCACTTCCCTTCTGCTTATACCATCCTGTTCGCACTGATCGTGATCATCGCTGGCCTGACCTGGGTGATCCCGGCGGGCCAGTACGAGCGGGCGGCGTCCGAGGCGCTTGGCAAAGAAGTTCCGGTGGCAGGAACCTACGCGCCCACCGACGCCAACCCGCAAGGCTTTTTCGACGTCATCCTGGCCCCGATCGCAGGATTCTACGATCCAGGCAGCTACTCTGCCAATGCCATCGACGTGGCGTTGTTCGTCCTGATGATCGGTGGGTTCATCGGCGTGGTGACGGCCACGGGCGCCATAGATGCGGGCATCAAGCGCGCAATGGCCCGGCTGAAGGGGCGGGAGAAATGGATGATCCCGATCCTCATGGCGCTGTTTGCGGCGGGCGGTTCGACCTATGGCATGGCCGAGGAAACGCTGGCCTTTTATGTCATCCTGACGCCGGTGATGATCGCGGCGGGCTATGACGCGCTGACGGCCGTGGCGGTGATCCTGCTGGGGGCCGGTGTGGGTGTGCTCGGCTCGACCGTGAACGCCTTTTCGACCGTGATCGCGTCGGACGCCGCCGGGGTGCCGTTCACGGACGGGCTGATGCTGCGGCTGGTCCTTCTGGCGTTGACCTTTGCGGCGGCTGTCACCCACGTCATGCGCTACGCCGCACGGGTCAAGGCCGATCCGTCACGGTCGCTGGTCTTTGACAGAAAGGCCGAGAACAAGGCGCATTTCCTGAGCACGACCGAGGCTGCTGCGAGCGACTTTACGGGTTTGCACAAGATCGTACTGCTTCTCTTCGCCGCGACTTTTGCGGTGATGATCTGGGGCGTATCCTTGGGCGGCTGGTGGATGGCCGAAATGAGCGGCCTGTTCCTGTTTGCAGGTATCGGCATCGGGATCGTGGGTCGGTTGGGTGAAAAAGGATTGGTCGACGCTTTCGTCGGCGGTGCGCGCGACCTGCTGGGCGTGGTGCTGATCATCGGGCTGGCGCGTGGCATCGTCGTGATCATGGACGCAGGCCACATCACCGACACGATCCTGCACTGGGCCGAGGGCACCGTTGCGGGCCTCAATGAGGTCATCTTTATCAACGTGATGTATTGGATCCAGGTCGTCCTGTCGTTCTTCGTGCCCTCGACATCGGGCCTTGCCGTCCTGTCGATGCCGATACTTGCTCCTGTCGGTGACTTTGCCGGGGTATCGCGTAGCCTAGTGGTGACCGCGTTCCAGTCGGCAGAAGGCGTGGTCAATCTGGTCACACCCACATCTGCGGTGGTCATGGGCGGCCTCGCCATCGGCCGCGTGCCCTATGAACGCTGGCTACGCTTCGTCTGGCCTGTTCTTCTGGGTCTCTCGATCATTGTCATGGCCGCCCTCAGCCTTGACGTCCTTCTGCAAGGAACCCCGACATGA
- a CDS encoding arginine deiminase: MSITYGVHSEAGKLRRVLVHKPGAAMARLTPANCAELLFDDVMWVKQARIDHMTFTDAMRNRGVEVVFLRQLLLETLKDMDARRWLLEARISDNTVGVGLADDLMAHLMEVDADLLSTILIGGMSRAELPIPDKGVLAPMLEPADFILPPLPNHIFTRDTTCWIYGGVALNPMHWPARRLETLNLAAIYRFHPDFKDAGFPVWWGDPMQDHGPATVEGGDVMPIGGGTVLIGMGERTTPQAVSQIARGLFAGGGATRVIACQFPRARGSMHLDTVFTFCDRDLVTVFAEVTDAIRCYSLRPGKGEDVIVEAETKPFLEVVADALGLKKLRTVPTGGDAYESAREQWDDANNLLCLEPGVVVGYERNVYSNTLLRKAGVEVITIPGSELGRGRGGSHCMTCPLVRDTI; this comes from the coding sequence ATGAGTATCACCTATGGCGTCCATTCCGAGGCGGGCAAGCTGCGCCGCGTCCTCGTGCACAAACCCGGAGCCGCCATGGCGCGCCTGACGCCCGCCAACTGTGCCGAGCTGCTGTTCGATGATGTGATGTGGGTCAAACAAGCGCGGATTGACCACATGACGTTTACCGACGCCATGCGCAATCGCGGGGTCGAGGTGGTGTTCCTGCGCCAGTTGCTGTTGGAAACGCTGAAAGACATGGATGCCCGAAGATGGCTGTTGGAGGCGCGGATCAGTGACAATACCGTGGGCGTCGGTCTGGCGGATGACCTCATGGCCCACCTTATGGAGGTCGATGCCGATCTGCTTTCCACCATCCTAATCGGCGGCATGAGTCGGGCCGAACTGCCGATCCCGGACAAGGGTGTGCTGGCCCCGATGCTGGAGCCTGCAGATTTCATACTGCCGCCACTGCCCAACCACATCTTCACCCGCGACACGACCTGCTGGATTTACGGCGGCGTTGCACTGAACCCGATGCACTGGCCCGCGCGGCGACTGGAGACGCTGAACCTCGCCGCAATCTATCGCTTTCACCCCGACTTCAAGGACGCAGGTTTTCCCGTTTGGTGGGGAGATCCAATGCAGGATCATGGCCCGGCGACGGTTGAGGGTGGTGATGTCATGCCGATCGGCGGCGGCACTGTGCTGATCGGTATGGGCGAACGCACGACACCACAGGCCGTCAGCCAAATTGCCCGTGGATTGTTTGCCGGTGGCGGTGCGACACGTGTCATTGCCTGCCAGTTTCCCCGTGCGCGCGGCTCCATGCACCTCGATACGGTCTTTACCTTCTGCGACCGCGATCTGGTCACGGTCTTTGCCGAGGTGACAGATGCCATCCGTTGCTACAGCCTGCGTCCCGGAAAGGGCGAGGACGTCATCGTGGAGGCTGAAACGAAACCGTTTCTGGAGGTGGTAGCCGACGCCCTTGGCCTCAAGAAACTTCGCACCGTGCCCACAGGCGGCGATGCATATGAATCCGCCCGTGAGCAATGGGACGATGCCAACAACCTGCTGTGCCTCGAGCCCGGCGTGGTCGTCGGCTACGAACGCAACGTCTACTCCAATACCCTTCTGCGCAAGGCAGGTGTCGAGGTCATCACCATCCCAGGATCAGAACTAGGACGTGGGCGCGGTGGATCACATTGCATGACCTGCCCGCTAGTCCGCGACACCATTTAA
- a CDS encoding F0F1 ATP synthase subunit C, whose product MEYLSLASIFCAAFAVAFGAIGPALAEGRAVAAAMDAIARQPDAANTISRTLFVGLAMIETTAIYCLVIALLLLFANPLLA is encoded by the coding sequence ATGGAATATCTCAGCTTGGCCAGCATCTTCTGCGCCGCCTTTGCAGTGGCCTTCGGCGCTATCGGACCCGCACTTGCCGAAGGGCGCGCCGTTGCCGCCGCGATGGATGCCATCGCCCGCCAGCCCGATGCGGCAAACACGATTTCGCGCACGCTGTTCGTTGGGCTTGCGATGATCGAGACGACGGCAATCTATTGTCTGGTGATTGCGCTCCTGCTGCTCTTCGCCAACCCGCTACTGGCATGA
- a CDS encoding F0F1 ATP synthase subunit alpha, giving the protein MPTDAPDWFASAQSAVRRAALGPRPEHRGRVEEIGDGVAMISGLHDVRLDEVLRFEGGQFGFARVLDPDLIGCVFVDAATKVEAGDAVFGTGEVVSVPVGGALLGRIVDPLGRPLDGKGAIEAEERWPIERPAPSIIERDLVTQPVQTGILVMDTLFALGRGQRELIVGDHSTGKTTLATDTMIAQAHSDMICVYVAVGQKTSSVRRAIEALQAHGNFARCIVMVAGSASAPGLQWIAPYAGTTMAEYFRDRGEHALVVIDDLSKHAATHREIALLTRQSPGREAYPGDVFYIHARLLERAAKLSPARGGGSLTALPIAETDAGNLSAYIPTNLISITDGQIVLDADLFHQGQKPAVDVGLSVSRVGGKTQAPVLRKAAGTLRLDYAQFLELEVFTRFGGMPEGRVREQLRRGKRIRTILRQPQNAPLRLADEVALLLAVQSGLLDPLSLDAVATFRDELPSALDRDAADALRVLSKTGELNETARAALMAAMTHLATQLGDTEPAT; this is encoded by the coding sequence ATGCCAACTGACGCGCCAGACTGGTTCGCCTCGGCGCAAAGTGCTGTGCGTCGCGCGGCACTGGGTCCGCGACCCGAACACAGGGGCCGTGTCGAGGAGATCGGGGACGGTGTGGCGATGATCTCGGGCTTGCACGATGTGCGGCTGGACGAAGTTCTGCGGTTCGAGGGCGGCCAATTCGGGTTCGCTCGGGTTCTGGACCCCGATCTGATCGGCTGCGTGTTCGTTGACGCGGCGACCAAGGTCGAAGCGGGCGACGCCGTCTTCGGCACAGGCGAAGTCGTGAGCGTGCCTGTCGGCGGCGCGCTGCTTGGGCGTATCGTCGACCCACTTGGCCGCCCGCTGGACGGAAAGGGGGCAATTGAGGCCGAAGAGCGGTGGCCGATCGAGCGCCCGGCGCCCTCAATCATCGAACGCGATCTCGTGACTCAGCCGGTGCAAACCGGGATACTCGTGATGGACACGCTGTTCGCGCTTGGCCGTGGCCAGCGCGAGTTGATTGTCGGCGACCATTCCACCGGAAAGACGACTCTGGCCACCGACACGATGATCGCCCAAGCGCACAGCGACATGATCTGCGTCTACGTCGCAGTGGGGCAAAAGACATCCAGCGTACGCCGCGCCATCGAGGCTCTGCAGGCGCATGGGAATTTCGCACGCTGCATCGTGATGGTCGCGGGCTCCGCCTCGGCGCCGGGGCTGCAATGGATAGCACCCTACGCGGGCACGACAATGGCAGAATATTTCCGCGACCGGGGCGAGCACGCCCTTGTAGTGATAGACGATCTGTCGAAGCACGCCGCCACACACCGCGAGATCGCCCTTCTGACCCGGCAATCTCCAGGGCGCGAGGCCTATCCGGGGGACGTGTTCTACATACACGCCCGCCTGCTTGAACGTGCGGCCAAGCTGTCTCCGGCGCGTGGCGGCGGGTCTCTGACCGCCTTGCCGATTGCGGAGACCGATGCCGGAAACCTGTCGGCCTACATCCCGACCAACCTGATCTCGATCACCGATGGGCAGATCGTGCTGGATGCGGATCTGTTCCATCAGGGGCAGAAGCCCGCAGTGGATGTGGGGCTGAGCGTCAGCCGTGTCGGCGGCAAGACCCAGGCGCCCGTGCTGCGCAAGGCGGCCGGCACGCTGCGCCTCGACTACGCGCAGTTTCTGGAGTTGGAGGTCTTTACCCGGTTCGGGGGCATGCCGGAAGGTCGCGTGCGCGAACAACTCAGACGCGGGAAAAGGATCCGCACGATCCTGCGCCAGCCGCAGAATGCGCCGCTTCGCTTGGCCGATGAGGTGGCGCTCCTGCTCGCCGTGCAGTCGGGACTGCTTGACCCCCTGTCACTCGATGCTGTTGCCACCTTTCGGGATGAACTGCCGTCAGCGCTTGACCGGGACGCCGCCGATGCCCTGCGCGTCCTTTCCAAGACCGGGGAACTGAATGAGACGGCACGGGCCGCCCTGATGGCCGCGATGACCCACCTTGCGACGCAGCTTGGCGATACGGAGCCAGCGACATGA
- the arcC gene encoding carbamate kinase: MRVVVALGGNALLQRGEPMTAEAQHTNVRIAATALADLARDHQIVVAHGNGPQVGLLALQGAAYDPAKPWPLDVLGAETEGMIGYLIEQELMNALPEGSQCATLLSRVEVDANDPAFETPSKPIGPVYTEAEAKQAAQDHGWAMVTEGSGGRRRVVPSPLPLRIVGLDAIKVLLGAGHTVICAGGGGIPVIRNAEGGMMGVEAVIDKDRTSALLALGVEADALLLLTDVPAVFRNYGKADQSAIGAATPEAMSDLELAPGSMGPKVGAAIAFVQASGKLAGIGQLTDARAILEGRAGTRVLPNKAKSRRKTNPGQKSSGFTGADQPVSVWLDDGGAIV, translated from the coding sequence ATGCGGGTGGTGGTGGCCCTTGGCGGCAATGCGCTTCTGCAGCGCGGGGAGCCGATGACAGCCGAAGCGCAACACACAAACGTCCGGATCGCGGCAACTGCTCTGGCGGACCTGGCCCGCGATCATCAGATCGTGGTGGCGCATGGCAACGGGCCACAGGTCGGCCTGCTCGCCCTGCAGGGTGCGGCGTACGATCCGGCAAAGCCCTGGCCGCTGGATGTGCTGGGCGCCGAAACCGAGGGCATGATCGGATATCTGATCGAGCAGGAGCTCATGAACGCCCTACCCGAGGGATCGCAATGTGCCACCCTGCTCAGCCGGGTAGAGGTGGACGCGAATGACCCCGCCTTTGAGACCCCAAGCAAGCCCATTGGTCCCGTCTACACCGAGGCCGAAGCAAAGCAGGCGGCGCAAGATCATGGCTGGGCCATGGTCACCGAAGGCTCCGGCGGCCGCCGCCGCGTCGTTCCCTCGCCGCTGCCCCTCAGGATCGTGGGCCTGGACGCCATCAAGGTCCTTCTGGGCGCCGGGCACACCGTGATCTGCGCCGGGGGTGGTGGCATTCCCGTCATCCGGAACGCGGAGGGAGGGATGATGGGCGTGGAGGCGGTCATCGACAAGGATCGGACGTCGGCATTGCTGGCTTTGGGCGTCGAGGCCGACGCGCTCTTGCTGCTGACCGATGTGCCGGCGGTCTTCCGCAACTATGGCAAAGCGGATCAAAGCGCGATTGGCGCAGCGACACCCGAGGCAATGAGCGACCTCGAGCTCGCACCGGGGTCGATGGGTCCGAAGGTCGGTGCCGCCATCGCCTTCGTCCAGGCCAGCGGAAAGCTGGCAGGTATTGGTCAATTGACGGACGCTCGCGCGATCCTTGAGGGCCGGGCAGGCACGCGCGTCCTGCCGAACAAGGCAAAGTCCCGCCGAAAAACCAACCCTGGTCAAAAGTCGTCCGGATTCACAGGTGCAGACCAACCTGTATCAGTATGGCTCGACGACGGTGGTGCGATAGTCTGA
- a CDS encoding F0F1 ATP synthase subunit delta has translation MTLDWWGLGLQAINVLILVWLLSRVFWRPVAGAITRRQEAAQAMLDEGKTAQAKADAALAEVVETRAGIASERDAILVEAKAAADTVAKATLKDAQTKADSLIAAARTAIDRDRNTARKENATRAAELSVEIAARLLARFDTAEVQAAFLVQLVEAIADMSAADRKALMASDADIEIVTATNMEGAESVKIERAVKDALGGTPSLRVVTDHSLIAGLELRSGHFVLHSSWRADLENILKEVENAN, from the coding sequence ATGACCCTCGATTGGTGGGGACTCGGTCTTCAGGCCATCAACGTCCTGATCCTTGTCTGGCTGCTCAGCCGCGTGTTCTGGCGTCCGGTTGCCGGGGCCATCACCCGGCGGCAGGAAGCGGCGCAGGCCATGCTGGATGAAGGCAAGACAGCACAAGCGAAAGCCGACGCTGCGCTGGCCGAGGTGGTTGAGACCCGCGCAGGCATCGCGTCGGAACGCGATGCCATACTTGTCGAGGCCAAGGCAGCGGCGGACACAGTCGCGAAAGCCACGCTGAAGGATGCGCAAACCAAGGCAGACTCCCTGATTGCTGCGGCGCGCACCGCCATTGACCGCGACCGAAACACCGCGCGGAAAGAGAACGCAACGAGGGCCGCCGAATTGTCGGTCGAGATTGCAGCCCGGCTTCTGGCACGGTTCGACACAGCCGAGGTTCAGGCGGCGTTCCTGGTGCAACTTGTCGAGGCGATCGCGGATATGTCCGCCGCGGACCGCAAGGCGCTGATGGCCTCGGATGCAGACATCGAGATCGTCACAGCGACAAACATGGAGGGTGCGGAGAGCGTCAAGATCGAACGCGCGGTAAAGGATGCGTTGGGCGGCACGCCCAGCCTTCGTGTTGTCACCGATCACAGTCTGATCGCTGGACTGGAACTGCGCAGCGGGCATTTCGTGCTTCATAGCAGCTGGCGTGCGGACCTCGAGAACATCCTGAAGGAGGTCGAGAATGCCAACTGA
- a CDS encoding ATP synthase subunit I, protein MTDPSTLPLIVLLPICFLGGLFIGWGYFRALRETANLIVEGGKPLRAMVLTLARISLLATGFFIAVLASGLALLAALAGVLCAKWILLRRMGDIQT, encoded by the coding sequence ATGACCGATCCCTCCACTCTCCCGCTAATCGTCCTTCTTCCGATCTGCTTTCTGGGTGGGCTCTTCATCGGGTGGGGCTATTTCCGTGCGCTTCGCGAGACTGCCAACCTGATCGTCGAAGGGGGCAAACCGCTCAGGGCAATGGTCCTGACCCTCGCGCGCATCTCGCTTCTGGCCACCGGCTTCTTCATCGCCGTGCTGGCAAGCGGCCTTGCCCTGTTGGCGGCCCTTGCGGGGGTCCTCTGCGCCAAGTGGATCCTGCTCCGCAGGATGGGAGATATCCAAACATGA